From the genome of Ovis aries strain OAR_USU_Benz2616 breed Rambouillet chromosome 5, ARS-UI_Ramb_v3.0, whole genome shotgun sequence:
TGTTTTAGAGAACAAATTATAAATAAACACTATTCTcgctataaaatatttcttaattcctTTGCATCCTGTGAAATTTTATCAAATACCCTTCTAGTTTTATAAtctaaataaatactattttactttcattttacctTTTGCTTGTGggtttgcattttgttttatgtttacaCTGCTTTATAAAGATCACCAGcaagaaaaattctaaaatatatgatAATCAGTTTTAATGTGCCCTGACAAAAAGAAATGTGGTACTTACTACATACAAAGTTTGCCCTTTTCCAGTTTTTGAAAGTAAGATCAAAGTGTtgacaaaaatgtgaaaacaagATGAAGATGAATAAATGAGACAGGCAAACTTATCTGTGTATCTTTAAATTGTAGTTGGAGTAGATAACAGactttttccttttggaatgACTCAAAATCACCCACAGTTCCTGGCTTGTCCttgccaaaaacaaagaaaaataaataagtcagttTTGGGATAAGTAGTGtgataaaaagatgaaaacttagATATATATTCTGCCAAAGAACTGGATTTCGGAAGATCACTACCATTAACAGAATAAGAAAAAGTCTTTGTCCATTTGTGAAGATTTAAGAGAATGCCACACCAAAATATGCTGCTTTGGCATGACTATTCTGAGCTGAAGTCACTTGAGAAACAGCAGATATAGGAAGGGCTTTATGATTTTTCCTTTCTACCTATAATCAAGCCATAACATTTCCTTTTGGAACCTGCCCACTCTGATATAGGAAAAGAAGAGCATTCTTATCACTTAAAGTTGGGTTTTGACAACAAAATGAACTTGTAAAACAAATCtagtaaaatacattttattgttatttagtttTTCCATGAGTTTCTTAGTCACACTCCCACGACTTCATGCTCCTAGCCCAGGAATCTTTGTCTTGTCACATCTACAAAACTTACTaccatttgattaaaaaaaaaagttacataaaCTTTTGGGTTTAATGACTTctgctttctattttcttaaggaaaaatgaataatataataGTTGCAAATTCAATTTTTAGGCCTTTAGCCTGGGGCATAGGCTATCACTAGCTttaggaagaggaaagggagaagcCTGTATATATAGCTTTTTGCTAGGAAATACATGCCTCCAAGTAGACATCTTGGTAAGAGATTACTGTCACTCACAAAGAACAGATATCTCAGTAAgttatttcagtgtttttctgtgtgtgagAAGATAGAAAAATGTGGGTTTATTAAAACACTTCCTGAGATATACATCTAGCTAAGGAGCATATTACATCAAAACATGAAATGactcatctttattttcattctaaatTCCTCTTATTGTGCACTGTCATCAGTAACTTCAGTAGCTAATGACTTAACCTTTCTAAAATTGCATAATGAGCaacattatttgttttattttttttctttaaaagacactgatgtgcaggtaaaaaaattaaaacagtgtaTCTGCTTCTACCCCTTGAATCTGTCCTGCTACTTTAATACGTAGGCTTAACTACAGAACCTCAAAGGGTAGAATATCCTTTTTCTTACCCTGAAGAACGGCATACAGAAATACCTGTGTGAAGATATAGAATGTTTCCCTGTTGTGAGaattagagtcccttggactgtaaggagatcaaactaattaatcttaaaggaaatcagctctgaatattcattaggtggactgatactgaagctccaatactttggtccccTGGTGTGAAGAGAtgtctcattgggaaagaccctgatgctgggaaagattgaaggttaaAGGAGAAGAcaatgaaagaggatgagatatttaTGTCACCAAGTCCAAGTTCGCTCTGCTTGGCTCACGATAGGCCAATGAACccgagagatgaggtgttgaggcaaggaagagactttaatcagggagccagcagaccaagaagatggaTGGCTAGCACCTCAAAATAGCTATCTTATCAAGGTCTGGATGGCAGGTtgttttatagatcagagagaaagaagcaatgaggaactaaagtcaaaaggcagaatagagatGGAGATTCAGTGGGcaagtaaagtgaaagggtcttcagtctttcAAAACATCTCCAAGGGAATGTCCAGACTTCAGAAGGAGTGTGTTAGCCTCTTCTATTCACAGGTAGGCAGGGACAAACTATCTCTCTaggagctgaacaaaggcactttagtttacagtCAAGCAAAGGGACAAGGTCTCCAGGCAAGCCACTGAGTacgattataataataaaaggaagtcaaagaaacagtttccaatATGGAGTCATAGTTGACTTCCTCCCTATAACAGTTagatagcatctctgactcaatggacatgaatctgagcaaactctgagagatagggaaggacagggaagcctggtgtactgcagtccatggaattgcagagtcggacttgaccgagtgactgaataacaaaaatCGAATATTTTCCTGTTATTGTTATAATTGTATATGCTTTTGATATTCTGTTGGAAAAGAAAGGGTTAAAATGTTGATGGATAGCatacatttttcatttacatGTACAGGTAACTTCGACAATAGTTTCCATGAATATgcattgcattaaaaataaaaactcattggAAATTCATGCAAACAACTTGTTTTAATTATGTACCAAAACTGACatgtcaaaatttaaaagaaaaaagaaaataagcattgTGATGTGTAAgaaaatttttaatcaatttttttaaagatttttttaaaaaactttgacTTCTTAAAATAGTTCTTCTAGTGATTTCATTTGCAAATCAGTCAATTGGGGAATCTTGCTTCAATGTATAGTCTCATTCAAGGGAGTGAGgttagatttgcatttctacaATGTCCCAGATTACTCTGATGCTTCTACGCCACTGACCACAGTCTAAATAGCAAAACTTTCAGAGGCAATctggtaaagaaagtgaagtgaaggtgtTAATCTCTTacttgcgtctgactctttgtgatcccatggactctagcctgccaggctcctctgtccacggaattctccaggcaaaaatattggagtgggtatccattctcttctccagggaatcttcccaacccagtaattgaaccggggtctcctgcattgcaggaagattctttaccatctgagccgccagggaagtccccaggtaaACACTCATCCTATAAAGCTTTGATAGAATTTATTTCTTGCAGCACTCCTGTAATCCTTTTTGTTAGTAAactatattgaaataaaatttgtaaagCTTTTCATTAACATGGAAGGTGGACTCGATAATGGCATTCTTTTTTCTAAgactttttcttcccttcttcccctctctttctctgGTTTAATTAAATTAGTTTGCTTAAATTATTGTgtgcttaaatattttataagaatattAGAAAGTTGATACTTGTTTTTACCATATTAGATGTTCAGTTCTTGTACTCTCTAGTtctagatttttccttttttccctctacttattaaaatttttacctCTGTGATCATTAGAAATTCTGCAATATTATCTGAAACATTTTAACTACCTAATATTTTCctgatatttttctaattaaattctCCACTTATATGCATACTTAAATCAACATCCATATTTGTGAATAGTATCTGGCTCATTAtatgtgtttaataaatatttaatgaattcaAAGTAAAAGATGGTACATTTATAATGGTCCATCTATTAAATGAAGTAACACTGATTATTTAACAGAAACAAATTCTGGCGCAAGGTTACTATTaggatataaattatttaaaaaatcaacctaACCATTATATGGGACTAAATTAGCCAATTTTCCCATTGTAAATGTCGCATGGGCAGGAAATTTATGTTATTTATCTCTTTATTATTATGGCATTGCACTGAGGTCTTCTTGAACATAGTAATTACAGAATACCTATTTCAGCAGAATTCAAACCAAAATGAAAAGTACAGATATGTCCATATTAGGTGGTATCacttacataattttaaatacttacCATTTGCAGATGTGGTTTGGGAATCAATTCTAAATTGCTTGTTTTAGTCGATCTCTCAAATATTCTGCATGTGTCTGGCTGAGAGAAACCTCTTTTGTGCTAGAACTTTCCTGAAAGCTTTCTTCACATCTTTGTTTCTTAGGGTGTATACAAGAGGATTTACCAATGGAGTGACTACACAGTAGAATACTGAAATCACTTTACCCATGGTAAAGTTGTACTTGGCTGGAGGACGAACATAGGCAAAGATAATGGTGCCATAATAGATGGTGACCACAGTGAGGTGGGAGGCACAGGTGGAGAAAGTTTTCTTCCGAGCCTCTCGAGAAGATAGCTTGATTATTGTGACCACAATGTTCCCATAGGACGACATAGTGAGAAGAAAAGAACTTAGAATCACAACAGAGCTACATGTGTAACCCAAAGCCTCGACCAAGAATGTATCTGAGCAGGAGAGTTTAAAAATTGGGTCTgagtcacagaagaaatgattGATCTTCTGGGGTCCACAAAAGTTTAGGTAAGAGATGAGTATGGTAGGTAGGAGAGGGGCAATGAAGCCCCCAATCCAAGATCCAGCTGAAAACTGCAGGCATACCTGGAGACTCATGAGGAATGAGTATCTTAGAGGGCTGCATATAGCCAGGTATCGATCATAGGCCATCACAGCCAACAGGATGCACTCTGTAGCCCccatagagaaaaaaaagtaGTACTGCATTATACAACCAGAAACAGAAATGGTAACAACCTGTGAGAGACAAGTGGCCAGCAATTTAGGCACTGTGACTGTTGTGTACCAGATCTCCAGAAATGACAAATTTCCTAAAAAAATGTACATAGGTGTTTGAAGTGTGGAATCCATGAGAACAATGAAGATGATGAGGGTGTTTCCCATGAGAGAGAGCAGATATACAGtgagaaaaatcacaaataatgCAAGCCTTAGATAAAGAACACCagaaaatcccagaaaaataaactctgttaCTCTTGTTTGATTTGCCACATTCATATCTCATCTTCTTGGTTTGAAATGAATCAACAAAACCTAGAATATGGCAGATAAGCAAGGaagaaatatttcacatttatttcatGATGATAATagacaaaataataaagattaatgtCTGGCAAAAATAATTAGTATCTTTATAAGTATTTTTACATCATTTAGTTTATCTAGTTTATGAAATAAATCACAAAGGTAAGCAGTCTAATAATctactttacaaatgaagaaactaaacaAGTATTTTTCCTAATTACATCACTTTAATTTGAGGGTGATATAGTATATCTAAGTAGGTTGTTTTAAGCAACCGCAGGTCAACTAATATATAAAATGTGGCCATTGGAACAAGCATGCCATTATTACATCGCTGAAGATTTCACATCCTATACATTAGAGGAGGGTGAAGAAATGAACAGCAGGTAGATCAGAGGCCAGTGCATTGGGGGTGGGCACTCTCAGAATGGGCCCCCTGGGCCATACTAGTAGCTTTATGTAGACAAAGAATTGCCTACACTTTTAACACTGTAAACCCTGTTACATGGAATCCTTTAAGGTTTGGTGGGAAATTGGTAGATGAGCAAACTATctgcagaaattttttttaaagtgtgaattTGACATTTATGGACAAGCTTTTGTtcataaatattaacttttttagtttttgtttttaaaatcactgcatCTATTAATTCTCCTacattgtttgtgtgtgtgtgtgtgtgtgtgtgtgtgtgtgtgttagttgcttagtcgtgtccaactctttgcaaccccatagactgcagcccaccaggcccctctgtccatgggattcttcaggctagaacactggagcaggttgccatttccttctccaaaagaaactatagaagaaagtgaagttgctcagttgtttagCAGCAgtcaaaaaattaatattaaagtcACAAGTTCATTCATCCTTCAATGCATATAGCATTCTTAAGTGCATAATACAGTATTTATAACTATAGTTGTAACTAGTTCTTATCAAAATTTAGAAGAACAAGAAATCTTGTTTTAGAGAAACAATGCTTTTCAACTgttatatctatgtatatatgtgctCTGGTGCCAAAATATCCAGATGATAAAGGcaaattataatataaaacaatcttaatatgcatattaaaactttgtatatgtaaaatatgtatatttgtcaTTTAAATTAAAGTTCTGACAGCAAAAATATAGACTTTAATCTTCTATATCACAATGAAAAACCAGCTAAATGGAATATGAAAGCAATATGGTTCATGTCCACAGATTTCTGTTGTAAACCTCTATGGACGTTTTGAATCATAAACAT
Proteins encoded in this window:
- the LOC101116574 gene encoding olfactory receptor 5F1-like is translated as MNVANQTRVTEFIFLGFSGVLYLRLALFVIFLTVYLLSLMGNTLIIFIVLMDSTLQTPMYIFLGNLSFLEIWYTTVTVPKLLATCLSQVVTISVSGCIMQYYFFFSMGATECILLAVMAYDRYLAICSPLRYSFLMSLQVCLQFSAGSWIGGFIAPLLPTILISYLNFCGPQKINHFFCDSDPIFKLSCSDTFLVEALGYTCSSVVILSSFLLTMSSYGNIVVTIIKLSSREARKKTFSTCASHLTVVTIYYGTIIFAYVRPPAKYNFTMGKVISVFYCVVTPLVNPLVYTLRNKDVKKAFRKVLAQKRFLSARHMQNI